The Burkholderia ambifaria AMMD genome has a segment encoding these proteins:
- a CDS encoding ABC transporter permease gives MANWNFHGIRAIYRAEMARTRRTLMQSIIAPVISTSLYFVVFGSAIGSRISDVNGIGYGSFIVPGLVMLSLLSQSISNASFGIYFPRFTGTIYEILSAPVSYWEIVIAYVGAAASKSLLLGVIILATAGLFVPLHILHPFWMVLFLVLTSITFSLFGFVIGIWADSFEKLQLVPLLIITPLTFLGGSFYSVDMLPPAWRIVTLFNPIVYLISGFRWSFYGLADVHVGISLAATTLFLAILLAIVAWMFRTGYKLKN, from the coding sequence ATGGCGAACTGGAATTTCCACGGCATCCGCGCGATCTATCGCGCCGAAATGGCCCGCACGCGCCGCACGCTGATGCAGAGCATCATCGCGCCGGTGATCTCGACGTCGCTGTACTTCGTCGTGTTCGGTTCGGCGATCGGCTCGCGCATCAGCGACGTGAACGGGATCGGCTACGGGTCGTTCATCGTGCCGGGCCTCGTGATGCTGTCGCTGCTGTCGCAGAGCATCTCGAACGCGTCGTTCGGCATCTACTTCCCGCGCTTCACGGGCACGATCTACGAGATATTGTCCGCACCCGTGTCGTACTGGGAGATCGTGATCGCGTATGTGGGCGCGGCCGCGTCGAAGTCGCTGCTGCTCGGGGTGATCATCCTCGCGACGGCCGGGCTGTTCGTGCCGCTGCACATCCTGCATCCGTTCTGGATGGTGCTGTTCCTCGTGCTGACGTCGATCACCTTCAGCCTGTTCGGCTTCGTGATCGGCATCTGGGCCGACAGCTTCGAGAAGCTGCAGCTCGTGCCGCTCCTGATCATCACGCCGCTCACGTTCCTCGGCGGCAGCTTCTATTCGGTCGACATGCTGCCGCCCGCGTGGCGCATCGTCACGCTGTTCAACCCGATCGTCTACCTGATCAGCGGCTTCCGCTGGTCGTTCTACGGGCTGGCCGACGTGCACGTGGGGATCAGCCTCGCGGCGACCACGCTGTTCCTCGCGATCCTGCTCGCGATCGTCGCGTGGATGTTCCGCACCGGCTACAAGCTGAAGAACTGA
- a CDS encoding OmpW/AlkL family protein: MKKLIVAGVVAGVSTLASAQQAGDNVATLGWLHIMPQDSTNGLTTNLANMPINGPLRLPGSFTSPGTSLTVNNADTVGLTLTHFFTDHIAVTSVLGVPPEFTLTGHGVIRPPGPAGSLGSVDMDKTSNQPAVKNARQWSPTIILQYYFNAPTAKFRPFVGIGVAYSWFSNIELNGNFAKDINENLGSVLAAGAGKPGPTSVEGKASSSFTPVYNVGASYAIDKHWGLTATLTYMPLKTYSSLVIKAADGSTLATTRTRLKADPLITFVGISYKF; the protein is encoded by the coding sequence ATGAAGAAGCTGATTGTCGCGGGTGTCGTCGCAGGCGTGTCGACGCTCGCATCGGCCCAGCAGGCGGGCGACAACGTCGCGACGCTGGGCTGGCTGCACATCATGCCGCAGGATTCGACCAACGGGCTGACGACGAATCTCGCGAACATGCCGATCAACGGGCCGCTGCGGCTGCCCGGTTCATTCACGTCGCCGGGCACGAGCCTGACGGTCAACAACGCCGATACGGTCGGCCTCACGCTCACGCACTTCTTCACCGACCACATCGCGGTGACGTCGGTGCTCGGCGTGCCGCCCGAGTTCACGCTGACCGGACACGGCGTGATCCGGCCGCCCGGCCCGGCCGGCTCGCTCGGCAGCGTCGACATGGACAAGACGTCGAACCAGCCGGCCGTGAAGAATGCGCGGCAGTGGAGCCCGACGATCATTCTGCAGTACTACTTCAATGCACCGACCGCGAAGTTCCGTCCGTTCGTCGGGATCGGTGTGGCCTACAGCTGGTTCAGCAACATCGAACTGAACGGCAACTTCGCGAAGGACATCAACGAGAACCTCGGCAGCGTGCTCGCGGCCGGCGCCGGCAAGCCGGGGCCGACGTCGGTGGAGGGCAAGGCGTCATCGTCGTTCACGCCGGTCTACAACGTCGGCGCGAGCTATGCGATCGACAAGCACTGGGGGCTCACGGCGACGCTGACCTACATGCCGCTGAAGACCTACTCGTCGCTCGTGATCAAGGCGGCCGACGGATCGACGCTCGCGACCACGCGCACGCGGCTGAAGGCCGATCCGCTGATCACGTTCGTCGGCATTTCCTACAAGTTCTGA
- the betA gene encoding choline dehydrogenase yields MTTREYDYIICGAGSAGNVLATRLTEDPNVTVLLLEAGGPDYRFDFRTQMPAALAYPLQGRRYNWAYETDPEPHMDNRRMECGRGKGLGGSSLINGMCYIRGNALDYDNWSTHKGLENWTYLDCLPYFKKAETRDVGPNDYHGGNGPVSVTTSKPGANPLFEAMVDAGVQAGYPRTDDLNGYQQEGFGPMDRTVTPKGRRASTARGYLDQAKGRPNLEIVTHALADRILFDGKRASGVTYLRGSERASAHARREVLVCSGAIASPQLLQRSGVGPGAWLKELDIPIVLDLPGVGQNLQDHLEMYIQYECKEPVSLYPALKWWNQPKIGLEWMLNGTGLGASNHFEAGGFIRTRDDDPWPNIQYHFLPVAINYNGSNAIEMHGFQAHVGSMRSPSRGRVKLRSRDPNAHPSILFNYMAEALDWREFRDAIRATREIMRQPALDRYRGRELNPGADCKSDKELDTFVRARAETAFHPSCSCKMGYDDMAVVDEEGRVHGLEGLRVVDASIMPIITTGNLNAPTIMIAEKIADKIRGRQPLARVDVPYFVANGAMARNVAKAVRQPETV; encoded by the coding sequence ATGACGACACGCGAATACGACTACATCATCTGCGGCGCCGGTTCCGCGGGCAACGTGCTCGCGACGCGCCTGACGGAAGATCCGAACGTCACGGTGCTGCTGCTCGAAGCGGGCGGCCCCGACTACCGCTTCGACTTCCGCACGCAGATGCCGGCGGCGCTCGCCTATCCGCTGCAGGGCCGTCGCTACAACTGGGCCTACGAGACCGACCCCGAGCCGCACATGGACAACCGCCGGATGGAATGCGGCCGCGGCAAGGGGCTCGGCGGCTCGTCGCTGATCAATGGGATGTGCTACATCCGCGGCAACGCGCTCGACTACGACAACTGGTCGACGCACAAGGGGCTCGAGAACTGGACCTATCTCGACTGCCTGCCGTACTTCAAGAAGGCCGAGACGCGCGACGTCGGCCCGAACGACTATCACGGCGGCAACGGCCCCGTGTCGGTCACGACCAGCAAGCCGGGCGCGAACCCGCTGTTCGAGGCGATGGTCGATGCGGGCGTGCAGGCCGGCTATCCGCGCACCGACGACCTGAACGGCTATCAGCAGGAAGGCTTCGGCCCGATGGACCGCACCGTCACGCCGAAGGGCCGCCGCGCCAGCACCGCGCGCGGCTACCTCGACCAGGCGAAGGGGCGGCCGAACCTCGAGATCGTCACGCACGCGCTCGCCGACCGCATCCTGTTCGACGGCAAGCGCGCGTCGGGCGTCACGTACCTGCGCGGCAGCGAGCGCGCGAGTGCGCACGCGCGCCGCGAGGTCCTCGTGTGCAGCGGCGCGATCGCGTCGCCGCAACTGCTGCAACGCTCGGGCGTCGGCCCCGGCGCATGGCTGAAGGAACTCGACATCCCGATCGTGCTCGACCTGCCCGGCGTCGGCCAGAACCTGCAGGATCACCTGGAGATGTACATCCAGTACGAGTGCAAGGAGCCGGTGTCGCTGTATCCGGCGCTCAAGTGGTGGAACCAGCCGAAGATCGGCCTCGAATGGATGCTGAACGGCACGGGCCTCGGCGCGAGCAACCACTTCGAGGCGGGCGGCTTCATCCGCACGCGCGACGACGATCCGTGGCCGAACATCCAGTATCACTTCCTGCCCGTTGCGATCAACTACAACGGCTCGAACGCGATCGAGATGCACGGCTTCCAGGCGCACGTCGGGTCGATGCGTTCGCCGAGCCGCGGCCGCGTGAAGCTGCGCTCGCGCGATCCGAACGCGCACCCGAGCATCCTGTTCAACTACATGGCCGAAGCGCTCGACTGGCGCGAGTTCCGCGATGCGATCCGCGCGACGCGCGAGATCATGCGGCAGCCCGCGCTCGACCGCTATCGCGGCCGCGAGCTGAACCCGGGCGCCGACTGCAAGTCCGACAAGGAGCTCGACACGTTCGTGCGGGCCCGCGCGGAAACCGCGTTCCATCCGTCGTGCTCGTGCAAGATGGGCTACGACGACATGGCCGTGGTCGACGAGGAAGGTCGCGTGCATGGGCTGGAAGGGCTGCGCGTCGTCGATGCGTCGATCATGCCGATCATCACGACCGGCAACCTGAACGCGCCGACGATCATGATCGCGGAGAAGATCGCCGACAAGATCCGTGGCCGCCAGCCGCTCGCGCGTGTCGACGTGCCTTACTTCGTCGCGAACGGAGCGATGGCGCGCAATGTCGCGAAGGCGGTGCGGCAGCCGGAAACGGTGTAA
- a CDS encoding ABC transporter ATP-binding protein → MQPILSVSDLSKTYASGFQALKHVTLDIRPGEIFALLGPNGAGKTTLIGSICGIVTPTEGRVTVGGHDIRDAYRAAREMIGLVPQELTTDAFETVWATVSFSRGLFGKAPDPAHIEKTLKALSLWDKRDNKLMTLSGGMKRRVMIAKALAHEPRILFLDEPTAGVDVELRRDMWKLVDSLRDSGVTILLTTHYIEEAEEMADRIGIILGGELVLVEEKRELMRKLGKKQLTVQLEHPLTTVPAELATFGLERADDGAALVYTYDSQRDDASIAKLINALGSAGIGFRDLHTTQSSLEDIFVSLIDNRRNGAQGA, encoded by the coding sequence ATGCAACCGATCCTTTCCGTCTCCGACCTTTCCAAGACCTACGCGTCCGGCTTCCAGGCGCTGAAGCACGTGACCCTCGACATCCGCCCGGGCGAGATCTTCGCGCTGCTCGGGCCGAACGGCGCGGGCAAGACCACGCTGATCGGCTCGATCTGCGGCATCGTCACGCCGACCGAGGGCCGCGTGACGGTCGGCGGCCACGACATCCGCGACGCGTATCGCGCGGCGCGCGAAATGATCGGCCTCGTGCCGCAGGAGCTGACGACCGACGCGTTCGAAACCGTGTGGGCGACCGTGTCGTTCAGCCGCGGCCTGTTCGGCAAGGCACCCGATCCCGCGCACATCGAGAAGACACTGAAGGCGCTGTCGCTGTGGGACAAGCGCGACAACAAGCTGATGACGCTGTCGGGCGGCATGAAGCGCCGCGTGATGATCGCGAAGGCGCTCGCGCACGAGCCGCGCATCCTGTTCCTCGACGAGCCGACGGCCGGCGTCGACGTCGAGCTGCGCCGCGACATGTGGAAGCTCGTCGATTCGCTGCGCGACAGCGGCGTGACGATCCTGCTGACCACGCACTACATCGAGGAAGCCGAGGAAATGGCCGACCGGATCGGCATCATCCTCGGCGGCGAACTCGTGCTCGTCGAAGAGAAGCGCGAGCTGATGCGCAAGCTCGGCAAGAAGCAGCTGACCGTGCAGCTCGAACACCCGCTTACGACCGTGCCGGCCGAACTCGCCACGTTCGGGCTCGAACGTGCGGACGACGGCGCCGCGCTCGTCTATACGTACGACTCGCAGCGCGACGACGCGAGCATCGCGAAGCTGATCAACGCGCTCGGCTCGGCCGGCATCGGCTTTCGCGACCTGCATACGACGCAGAGCTCGCTCGAGGATATTTTCGTCAGCCTGATCGACAACCGCCGCAACGGCGCACAAGGGGCGTAA
- a CDS encoding DUF2957 domain-containing protein, producing the protein MLCIPEWRKAILSCAVLALPFVAGCGGGDDPGPINVPQCSGSACGPSGAETTPPVVTKLCPDSLDYTTTYTGGAGSGEYVKVKFDTTRLTYQMQFIESSVPTSAGQVNDTRAGLTINGAFHHPTNLPTAEQNRCAFVLDSGATSDGAYSVTIKRTDPPMLFVGNGVVGGGIPGATIQFDGIPLAPGLYIGTVPSRTFDFYPFIGFTDTETDFTKVAGVYNEVGIHLSPTGSSYQTATPQGWQPDVVNWNQTLGGDGTCTITPGSDYSCQTTGTPWTLRKNTDGSADNVFVSSAKPGLPYPSAGQEQPLVLLSPTQAHGVMIVGKLNGALIPIVIRVGYSHADASNLLASVADAEVGISMLSPAQVVAANVLKGGFIGATSASACGVVTSNGVYGAPGISGPSFDSLVPHPDLPGTFNGTFFMPEAGNCTDGSAVSTLAANYTSTLFQGNTAAFIDPQTSSVSSQFALDYTQATPGKIKVTASQDFNAKGANGNVAIFSKGDTGWLVTAGNVYAMVVNNNKINPFFTVGAFVQ; encoded by the coding sequence ATGCTTTGCATTCCTGAATGGCGGAAGGCGATCCTGTCGTGCGCCGTGCTGGCGCTGCCGTTCGTCGCCGGTTGCGGCGGCGGCGACGATCCGGGCCCGATCAACGTGCCGCAGTGCTCGGGCAGCGCATGCGGGCCGAGCGGCGCCGAAACGACACCGCCCGTCGTGACGAAGCTGTGTCCGGATTCGCTCGACTACACGACGACCTACACGGGCGGCGCCGGCAGCGGCGAATACGTGAAGGTGAAGTTCGACACGACCCGGCTCACCTATCAGATGCAGTTCATCGAATCGTCGGTGCCGACGTCGGCCGGGCAGGTCAACGACACGCGCGCGGGCCTCACGATCAATGGCGCGTTCCATCATCCGACCAACCTGCCGACGGCCGAGCAGAACCGCTGCGCGTTCGTGCTCGACAGCGGCGCGACGAGCGACGGCGCGTATTCGGTGACGATCAAGCGCACGGATCCGCCGATGCTGTTCGTCGGGAACGGGGTGGTCGGCGGCGGGATTCCGGGCGCGACGATTCAATTCGACGGCATTCCGCTCGCGCCGGGTCTCTATATCGGCACCGTGCCGTCGCGCACGTTCGATTTCTATCCGTTCATCGGCTTTACCGACACCGAGACGGATTTCACCAAGGTGGCCGGCGTGTACAACGAAGTCGGCATTCATCTGTCGCCGACGGGCAGCAGCTACCAGACCGCCACCCCGCAAGGCTGGCAGCCGGATGTCGTGAACTGGAACCAGACGCTCGGCGGGGACGGCACGTGCACGATCACGCCGGGCAGCGACTACTCGTGCCAGACGACCGGTACGCCGTGGACGCTGCGCAAGAACACGGACGGCAGTGCCGACAACGTGTTCGTCAGCAGCGCGAAACCGGGCTTGCCGTATCCGTCGGCCGGCCAGGAGCAGCCGCTCGTGCTGCTGTCGCCGACCCAGGCGCATGGCGTGATGATCGTCGGCAAGCTGAACGGCGCGCTGATACCGATCGTGATTCGCGTCGGCTACTCGCACGCCGATGCGAGCAACCTGCTGGCGTCGGTCGCCGACGCGGAAGTCGGCATCTCGATGCTGTCGCCCGCGCAGGTCGTCGCGGCCAATGTGCTGAAGGGCGGTTTCATCGGGGCGACGAGCGCGTCCGCGTGCGGCGTCGTGACGTCGAACGGCGTGTATGGGGCACCGGGGATTTCGGGACCGAGCTTCGACAGCCTCGTGCCGCATCCGGACCTGCCCGGCACGTTCAACGGCACGTTCTTCATGCCCGAGGCCGGCAACTGCACGGACGGCAGCGCTGTATCGACGCTCGCAGCCAACTACACGTCCACGCTGTTTCAGGGCAATACCGCGGCATTCATCGACCCGCAGACGTCGTCCGTGAGTTCGCAGTTCGCGCTCGACTACACGCAGGCCACGCCCGGCAAGATCAAGGTCACGGCGTCGCAGGACTTCAACGCGAAGGGTGCGAACGGCAACGTGGCGATCTTCAGCAAGGGCGACACCGGTTGGCTGGTGACGGCGGGGAACGTCTACGCGATGGTCGTCAACAACAACAAGATCAACCCGTTCTTCACGGTCGGCGCGTTCGTCCAGTAA
- a CDS encoding MBL fold metallo-hydrolase: MSASRIDAVRDGLFRATTYVDTLNLCFSQFFVRSPHGDVLCVETGTRSNFTQLSAALDGVGIAPSMVSSVIVPHFEADEMGALPDFLAANPALVAYGHPMCTWGLADVFGVRAIPLKDGEPTTLSGTGVVPVFTTHVHQWDALVVYLPAYKALLSSDILMRFGREDADDPLPEILDAITRSDYLPSLAHLARALRRIQALDLDIILPMHGPAITHDIPRVIAGVIAHCEAAAAA; the protein is encoded by the coding sequence ATGAGCGCCTCCCGAATCGACGCCGTCCGCGACGGCCTGTTTCGCGCGACGACCTACGTCGACACGCTGAACCTGTGCTTCAGCCAGTTCTTCGTACGATCGCCGCACGGTGACGTGCTGTGCGTCGAAACGGGCACCCGGTCCAATTTCACGCAGCTGAGCGCGGCGCTCGACGGCGTCGGCATCGCGCCGTCGATGGTCAGCAGCGTGATCGTCCCGCACTTCGAGGCCGACGAAATGGGCGCGCTGCCCGATTTCCTCGCGGCCAACCCGGCGCTCGTCGCGTACGGACATCCGATGTGTACATGGGGGCTCGCCGACGTGTTCGGCGTGCGCGCGATTCCGCTGAAGGATGGGGAGCCGACGACGCTGTCGGGCACCGGCGTCGTGCCGGTGTTCACGACGCACGTGCATCAGTGGGATGCGCTCGTCGTGTATCTGCCGGCGTACAAGGCGCTGCTGTCGTCGGACATCCTGATGCGCTTCGGCCGGGAGGACGCCGACGATCCTCTGCCCGAGATCCTCGATGCAATCACGCGCTCCGACTACCTGCCGTCGCTCGCGCACCTGGCGCGCGCGCTGCGCCGCATCCAGGCGCTCGATCTCGACATCATCCTGCCGATGCACGGCCCGGCGATCACGCACGACATTCCGCGCGTGATCGCCGGTGTCATCGCCCACTGCGAGGCGGCCGCGGCGGCGTAG
- a CDS encoding DUF2957 domain-containing protein, whose translation MNVKHWMAAASLAPVLAACGGDGDPPPAPVVRLCPQSIDYNTVFIGGSGSGELVKVQLDTTKMTYRMTYLASPVPTTTGTVQPTRDTAPANVVDGTLADETGLPTVKLNQCTFRMQNASLDPSRPARLFLGEGVLGGAIPGATIQFDGVIGVGKITKTTFPYYPFISFSSLETDLSKIAGTYNQLGYHQVPSQNFQPVALDQQVTIHADGSYVETDNFGKKNGGQPFASSATVNQPFTLRPDAPAFQSLNYQPQVPPTLAALDPAKAGKGILIVGKLRNQLVPVFIRTGAANADLTQGPPSADDESGISFLSPQAAVAPGSQNGEYTGVDSAFNYRATALVGAQATLLDPFNASQAALTRALNLDYTQKVPGVVTTVHADAASGPATGKFVFTGGVFGFLDMADTSNPYFTVGAFVQ comes from the coding sequence ATGAATGTGAAGCATTGGATGGCCGCGGCGTCGCTCGCGCCCGTGCTGGCCGCCTGCGGCGGCGACGGCGACCCGCCGCCCGCACCGGTGGTGCGGCTGTGCCCGCAATCCATCGACTACAACACGGTGTTCATTGGCGGGTCGGGTTCGGGCGAACTCGTGAAGGTGCAGCTCGACACGACGAAGATGACGTACCGGATGACCTACCTCGCGTCGCCCGTGCCGACCACCACAGGGACCGTGCAGCCGACGCGCGACACGGCGCCGGCCAACGTCGTCGACGGCACGCTGGCCGACGAGACCGGCCTGCCGACCGTGAAGCTGAATCAGTGCACGTTCCGGATGCAGAACGCGAGCCTCGACCCGAGCCGGCCGGCACGCCTGTTCCTCGGCGAGGGCGTGCTGGGCGGCGCGATTCCGGGCGCGACGATCCAGTTCGACGGCGTGATCGGCGTCGGCAAGATCACGAAAACGACGTTCCCGTACTACCCGTTCATCAGCTTCTCGTCGCTCGAAACCGATCTGTCGAAGATCGCCGGTACATACAACCAGCTCGGCTACCACCAGGTGCCGTCGCAGAACTTCCAGCCGGTGGCGCTCGACCAGCAGGTGACGATCCACGCGGACGGCAGCTACGTCGAAACGGACAACTTCGGCAAGAAGAACGGCGGGCAGCCGTTCGCGTCGAGCGCGACCGTGAACCAGCCGTTCACGCTGCGCCCCGATGCGCCGGCATTCCAGTCGCTGAACTACCAGCCGCAGGTGCCGCCGACGCTCGCCGCGCTCGATCCGGCGAAGGCCGGCAAGGGAATCCTGATCGTCGGCAAGCTGCGCAACCAGCTCGTGCCGGTGTTCATCCGCACCGGCGCCGCGAACGCGGACCTCACGCAGGGCCCGCCGAGCGCGGACGACGAATCGGGCATCTCGTTCCTGAGCCCCCAGGCGGCGGTCGCGCCGGGCTCGCAGAACGGCGAGTACACGGGCGTCGACAGTGCGTTCAACTACCGCGCGACCGCGCTCGTCGGCGCGCAGGCGACGCTGCTCGATCCGTTCAACGCGTCGCAGGCGGCGCTCACGCGCGCGCTGAACCTCGACTACACGCAGAAGGTGCCGGGCGTCGTGACGACCGTGCATGCCGACGCGGCGTCGGGGCCGGCGACCGGCAAGTTCGTGTTCACCGGCGGTGTGTTCGGGTTCCTCGACATGGCCGATACGAGCAATCCGTACTTCACGGTCGGCGCGTTCGTGCAGTGA